Within Rhododendron vialii isolate Sample 1 chromosome 12a, ASM3025357v1, the genomic segment ATCTGCCACAACTACAGTTAAAGGATTGGTGCTCTGTAATTCCACTCCTGTTGTTTTGGCTATTGTTGGGTCCAAGAAATTATGTCTGCTACCAGAATCAATCAGTATGTGCAGcagttttttctttatttgacCAATAATCCTCATGGTCTTGTACGACTGAATACCAGATAAGGCATGTAGGGAAATCTGGAATTCTTCTTGATTATCCCCTTGGAGCAACTCTTGTTGTGTATCCTTAAAGatctcttcctcctcttctgccTCCAACatgaatattttctttttcttgcacACATGCCCTCTGAAGTATTTCTCATCACAGCAAAAACATAACCCTTTAGCCCTTCTGTCATCGAAATCTCGCTGAGTCATTTTTCGAATTGATGTTCCTGTTTCTGGCATCTTGGGGCTTGTTTCAGTGATTCTTGGTGCTGGTGTGAAGGGTGGTATGTATGGCTTTGTTATAACCCTATTCTTCTTATTCAAAGCTTCAAAAGTATCCTCCTGTAATCTTGCTAGACCCATTGCTTCAGATATGGATTTTGGCCTAAACATttgtttgccacccctaatttcttcttttaaacCACTTACAAAACAACTGATGAAAAATTCTTCTGATAGTCCAGAGGTCTTATTGGCTAGTTCTTCAAACTTTTCTTGAAACAGTTTCACAGATTCCCACTGCTTCAATTTGGTTAATTGCCCTACAGCATCTTCATAAACAGTTTCCCCAAATCTAAGTGACAAGGCCTTAGAAAATTCCCCCCAGGTCTGTAAGGTATGCGATTTTTCAAACCATCGGAACCAATGTATTGCTTTGTCATCCAAATGTAATGAGGCTAGTCGTATCTTCAGTGTTTCATCTATGGCGTTGAAGTCAAGAATTTCTCGCATTTATACAACCAAGCTTCAGGttcattaccaaaaaatttTGGAAACTCTAATTTGGGTTGGAAGGGCCTAAAGATCCCATAGGTCTGATGGGGAAATTGATTCTAGACATGGGGGTTGGATAATAATGGAGGATTCTAGGGATGAACTAGTACCTTTTCCGCGATCTGAGTATACTTGAGGCTCAACATCGTAACCAATTCTTTGATCCCCTCCATTGTTTCCGCGGTTTTGTTGTTGGAGTCTATGAGATGATTCATAGTTGCTGCGTGTTTCTCGTTGGTTTCCGTGAGTAGACGAATGGAATCAGTAGTTGCGTCTAACAATTTCTTGATTGTCTCATCCAATCGTTTGAGTTCTTGAGATCTGGTATGGTCTGCCATTGGAAAGCCTACCCACAGTCGGAGGAGacgggctctgataccactgatAGGTCTCGGCTAAGTATAGTATTCAAGAATGGAGTTTTATTGCTATTTCAGAGAGGAAATTACaggaaaagaaattgagaaaggaATAGGAGAAttacagaagagagagagagagaacagaagCAACTGATTTCGCACACCTTCTACTTACGTGATACAGCAGATATAACCCCCCACCACTCCCATTCTCAGCCTAACAAACTTAGCTGGAAAACAGAATTACAAAAGAATTACACTTTGTCTCCCTACACTATCAGATCTTGCACTTATAACCTCCATGCTTATCAGTGTAGTTGTATAGCGTATCTCTTGATACCTTCTTAGAATGTCAACCATAGCTATATAGCATATCCTCTGATACCTTATTAGAAGGTCAACCTACTTTGAACGAATCTAAATATACATGTGCATCACGTCATCCCACGTCTAGTAATTAATAAGCAAGTTGCTATAGTTCGttttatagttttatttttgggagaatttttgggaGGTTCACTCTAACATGTTTCTAACCCTACTAGTCCACTTCTTTAGTTCCTAAGCCCTCTAGTCTACTAGCCTAATAAAATAATTCatatgacaaaaatacccatcCTATAAAACCACTCATAAAAAGAGAAACCCTATAAATATTTCTAGATCTGGAGCgtttcccccccccccgccttctctctctctctctctctctctctctctctctctctctctctctcgttcccTTTCTTGCCGCCGTCCAataaatttgatcgaaaactttggggggtttttttaggGGTCCTCGGAACTGCCCCGTATACacatacggggcggttccggggacccgTAAGAAAACCCCCCAaagtttcaaatcaaattttgatgatttgagccCCCTAATGTAAATAGAACGTGactttaagggtatccgcgagaaatcagctaaaaaaaatgatcggaaagggcttcatccgaacagttttttattgaattttactaaacggttcaataaaaaacagctcaaatcaagccattcccaaatattttttttgccaatttttcgCGGGctcccttaaaatcatgttctgaacacattgagcggctcgaatcatcaaaatttgatcagaaactatgagattaagatttgggagGGGGGCGGTTCAAAAGAACCTCTAAACCCCCctcccaaatcttaatctcatagtttccaatcaaattttgatgttcTGAGCtacttaatgtgttcagaacgtaattttaagggtgcccgcgagaaattagcaaaaaatatgacaggCAAATGCTTGTTTTGCATAGTTTTATATTGAACAATTCATCAAATCTGAGCTAAAAATTGCTCAGATTAAACCCTTCCcggtcacacacacacacacacacacacacacacacatatatatatacatatgtgtgtgtatgtgtgtgtgtatatatatccgGACGGTTCCGAGTATATATATCAGGACGGTTCTAGGGACTCCTATAAAAACACCACAAAGTTttagatcaaattttgatgatctgaaccgttcaatatgctTAAAACGTGTTTTTAAGAGGATAAAGAGCATCATACAGCTTAGACTTTTCCGATCTGCTGATCTTCCCAAGGGGGAAGTGAAGAGAGCGACAAGATCTTTGTTGGTACGCTCTCAAGATAATAAAAGATGGAGAATAAAGGTAATAGTTCCGGTGGGGAAATAATCAATTTCTACGTATGCCCTTATTCGATAGGGGCGATACCAAGACTGCCCTAATTCCTCTTCCTGTTGGGTTCATGGCGCCGTCAAGGTAGAACATACACGGCTTCGGTTCTTTCTTATCCGCAATAAATCAATTCAAAATATGACCTGAAagtacttgatccaaacagtttttcataaatgtCTATATATACTCATTGCATCTTTTCATATGAGGTTGAGatgtttagattttttttaggtgtcctcTAAACTGTtcctataatatatatatatatatatatatatatatatatatatatatatatatatatatatatatatatataagtttaCTAGTATGAATTACGTCAAACAAAAAGGACCAGATCAAATCGGTAAATGCTTTTTTTGAACAGGTCAAATAGGTGAAGGCAGCTTATCAGAGTCTAATTGGaccatcatatatatatatatatatatatatatatatatatatatatatatatatatatatataaatcttcaagtaaggaccttaaaatgaggaccttatatgtGGATCTCCCTATTTCACACCTTTCCCGATAGGATTTCG encodes:
- the LOC131309484 gene encoding uncharacterized protein LOC131309484, translated to MREILDFNAIDETLKIRLASLHLDDKAIHWFRWFEKSHTLQTWGEFSKALSLRFGETVYEDAVGQLTKLKQWESVKLFQEKFEELANKTSGLSEEFFISCFVSGLKEEIRGGKQMFRPKSISEAMGLARLQEDTFEALNKKNRVITKPYIPPFTPAPRITETSPKMPETGTSIRKMTQRDFDDRRAKGLCFCCDEKYFRGHVCKKKKIFMLEAEEEEEIFKDTQQELLQGDNQEEFQISLHALSGIQSYKTMRIIGQIKKKLLHILIDSGSRHNFLDPTIAKTTGVELQSTNPLTVVVADRTKIFSKAMVKDFKWTMQGVEFTIDMRLLPLGGCDMVLGVQWLSTQLEDGFHCFGGKTYVKRGRSTSSLVGRC